One segment of Pleomorphomonas sp. PLEO DNA contains the following:
- a CDS encoding alpha-D-glucose phosphate-specific phosphoglucomutase, producing MQIKTIATKPIDGQKPGTSGLRKKTRAFMQPGYLENYVEAIFAGVGGVDSKVLVIGGDGRFFNDKAIQTIIKMAVAHGAKKLVIGKGGLFSTPAASNVIRKLGAFGGIVLSASHNPGGEDGDFGIKFNGANGGPAPENVTDAIFAATKTITEYRIADIADIDLNRLGASKAGDTEIEVVDPVADYVELMEKLFDFDKIAALIKSGFTLRFDAMHAATGPYAKAILEGKLGAAAGSVINAVPLPDFGGGHPDPNPIYAKELYDFMASPEAADFGAASDGDGDRNIVIGRGAVVTPSDSLALLAANAHLAKGYARGLAGVARSMPTSGAVDRVAAKKGLDCYETPTGWKFFGNLLDAGKVTLCGEESAGTGSDHVREKDGLWAVLLWLNILAVRGESLKDIQDKHWAEYGRTFYTRHDYEAVETAAAEGLVNRLRDMLPTLPGTKVAGLEVVSADDFAYNDPVDGSVTKKQGIRILFKGGERVVFRLSGTGTEGATLRVYLESFEPDVTKHGQDAQVALAKVIEAADTLAEIKARTGRQAPDVIT from the coding sequence ATGCAGATCAAGACAATTGCTACCAAGCCGATTGACGGCCAGAAGCCGGGAACCTCCGGTCTCCGGAAAAAGACCCGGGCCTTCATGCAGCCCGGCTATCTTGAGAACTACGTTGAGGCGATTTTCGCCGGCGTCGGCGGCGTCGACAGCAAAGTGTTGGTCATCGGCGGCGACGGCCGCTTTTTCAATGACAAGGCCATTCAGACCATCATCAAGATGGCGGTCGCTCATGGCGCCAAGAAGCTGGTGATTGGCAAGGGCGGTCTGTTCTCGACGCCGGCTGCCTCCAACGTCATTCGCAAGCTCGGTGCCTTTGGTGGCATCGTCTTGTCGGCCAGCCATAATCCCGGTGGGGAGGATGGTGACTTCGGCATCAAGTTTAACGGGGCGAACGGTGGGCCGGCACCCGAGAATGTCACTGACGCCATTTTCGCGGCGACCAAGACCATCACTGAATATCGGATCGCCGATATTGCCGACATCGACCTCAATCGCCTGGGCGCTTCCAAGGCTGGCGACACCGAGATCGAAGTGGTTGATCCGGTTGCCGACTATGTCGAGCTGATGGAAAAGCTGTTCGACTTCGACAAGATCGCCGCGCTGATCAAGTCGGGCTTCACGCTGCGCTTTGATGCCATGCACGCTGCCACCGGCCCCTATGCCAAGGCAATCCTCGAAGGCAAGCTGGGCGCCGCCGCCGGTAGTGTCATCAACGCCGTGCCGCTGCCCGACTTTGGTGGTGGTCATCCCGACCCGAACCCGATCTACGCCAAGGAACTCTACGATTTCATGGCCTCGCCCGAGGCGGCTGATTTCGGTGCTGCCTCGGACGGCGACGGCGACCGGAACATCGTCATCGGCCGCGGTGCGGTGGTGACGCCGTCGGACAGCCTGGCGCTGCTCGCCGCCAACGCCCATCTTGCCAAGGGCTATGCCCGGGGTCTTGCCGGCGTCGCCCGCTCTATGCCGACCTCCGGCGCCGTCGACCGCGTCGCGGCGAAAAAGGGCCTCGACTGCTACGAGACACCGACCGGCTGGAAGTTCTTCGGCAACTTGCTCGACGCCGGCAAGGTGACGCTGTGCGGCGAGGAAAGTGCCGGAACCGGCTCCGATCATGTGCGCGAGAAGGACGGTCTTTGGGCCGTTTTGCTATGGCTCAACATTCTCGCCGTGCGTGGCGAGAGCCTCAAGGATATCCAGGACAAGCACTGGGCCGAATACGGTCGCACCTTCTACACTCGCCACGACTACGAAGCGGTGGAGACGGCTGCTGCCGAGGGGCTGGTGAACAGACTGCGTGACATGCTGCCGACGCTGCCGGGCACCAAGGTTGCCGGCCTTGAAGTGGTGAGCGCCGACGATTTCGCCTACAACGATCCGGTCGATGGCTCGGTGACCAAGAAGCAGGGTATCCGTATCCTGTTCAAGGGTGGCGAGCGCGTCGTGTTCCGTCTTTCGGGTACCGGTACCGAGGGGGCGACGCTTCGCGTGTACCTGGAGAGCTTCGAACCCGATGTGACCAAGCATGGCCAGGATGCGCAGGTGGCGCTGGCCAAGGTGATCGAGGCGGCCGATACGCTGGCGGAGATCAAGGCGCGCACAGGTCGTCAGGCGCCGGACGTCATCACCTGA
- a CDS encoding pilus assembly protein TadG-related protein has product MMSGYRVRKRSGTLLRLRRLATDVHGSIGVIMAIALVVLVVAVGAAVDLAQALRAREILQGSLDQATIRAALTTGSGYDAAGQAALAANLTNTGVAEENLNSSFIRNSDGSVSGSATITVPLSFMGIVGKNDMSVGVTAKATPKTSTATTAAAGTVCILLTSRNSQALLVNSGAVVNASNCEIHVQSSASGAAVFNSGTTINSKKICIKSASIIDNGGTHPNLEKSCSPASDPYASTLPAVTVGSCNYNSRNIDAATYTFQPGVHCGGVNFNNSNTVSTFSPGLYIIKSGDWNVQGTLQGTDVTFYFADTSKFQFNSGAAAYLKAPTTGTYANILMYETTGNTNVSQWPWNDSPGHALSGLIHLPSRQLTMNSGMTAALDHVTVVADSLILNQTTWNLSPDTSAISNGTTTTTTTNSGVFLSH; this is encoded by the coding sequence ATGATGTCTGGCTACCGTGTTCGCAAACGTTCCGGTACGCTTTTACGCCTCCGTCGGCTGGCGACAGACGTCCATGGCTCGATTGGCGTAATCATGGCCATCGCCTTGGTAGTACTGGTGGTGGCGGTCGGTGCCGCGGTGGATCTCGCCCAGGCGCTGAGGGCGCGGGAAATCCTCCAGGGATCCCTCGACCAGGCGACAATCCGTGCAGCCCTCACGACAGGTTCAGGCTATGATGCCGCCGGTCAGGCCGCTCTGGCTGCCAACCTGACAAACACCGGCGTTGCCGAGGAAAATCTCAACTCCAGCTTCATCCGCAACAGCGACGGCAGCGTTTCAGGCTCGGCGACAATCACGGTCCCGTTGTCATTCATGGGCATTGTCGGCAAAAACGACATGTCCGTCGGCGTCACCGCCAAGGCGACGCCCAAGACCAGCACCGCCACCACAGCGGCGGCCGGCACCGTTTGCATCCTTCTGACCTCGAGGAATTCCCAGGCTCTATTGGTCAACTCGGGTGCCGTCGTGAACGCCTCGAACTGCGAGATTCACGTGCAGTCGAGCGCCAGTGGCGCGGCTGTTTTTAACTCTGGCACAACGATCAATTCGAAGAAGATCTGCATCAAGAGCGCCAGTATCATCGACAACGGCGGCACACACCCCAACCTTGAGAAGAGCTGCTCACCGGCGAGCGATCCCTATGCGTCCACACTGCCCGCCGTTACCGTAGGTAGCTGCAACTACAACAGCCGCAATATCGATGCCGCCACCTATACCTTCCAGCCCGGCGTACATTGCGGCGGCGTCAACTTCAACAACTCCAACACCGTCTCGACCTTCAGCCCCGGCCTCTACATCATCAAGAGCGGCGACTGGAACGTCCAGGGCACCCTACAGGGCACCGACGTCACCTTCTATTTCGCCGATACCTCGAAGTTCCAGTTCAATTCGGGCGCCGCTGCCTATCTCAAGGCACCAACCACAGGCACCTACGCCAACATTCTGATGTATGAGACCACCGGCAACACCAACGTGTCGCAATGGCCGTGGAACGACAGCCCTGGTCACGCGCTCTCCGGCCTCATTCATCTGCCGAGCCGGCAACTCACCATGAATTCCGGCATGACAGCCGCGCTCGACCATGTCACCGTCGTCGCCGACTCGCTGATCCTCAACCAGACCACCTGGAACCTGTCGCCGGACACCTCGGCCATCTCCAACGGCACAACGACGACCACCACAACGAACAGCGGCGTCTTCCTGTCGCACTGA
- the glgX gene encoding glycogen debranching protein GlgX, with protein sequence MTLSIRSGRPYPLGAQFDGEGVNFALFSANATRVDVCLFEPLTGFEHARLTLPECTDEVFHGYVSGIGIGTAYGFRVHGPYDPEHGHRFNPHKLVIDPYAKVLSGRLRASDLMAGYQPVTLDDASFDTRDSARVVPKALVTDSKVPPCVSFRPARPWRDTVIYEAHVRGLTMHMPRLPRAKAGTYEGLGAPETIEHLTKLGITAIELMPIQAFMDDGFLTRKGLVNYWGYSPLCYFAPEPRYDHGSRGVSVIERVRDMVRALHEAGIEVLLDVVYNHTGEVDQFGPTLSFRGIDNASYYRLNPDRPRWYINDTGTGNTLNAGHPRVTQMILDSLRYWVEAIGVDGFRFDLATSVGREPQGFDSEGRFLTALRQDPLLSTVKLIAEPWDIGPGGYQLGNFPPGFSEWNDRYRDTVRAFWRGDELVAPELAARLLGSPDRFDRSNRRPSASINFITAHDGFTLRDVVSYASKHNEANLEDNRDGHSDNHSANYGIEGPSTDPAVLATRKRQMRNMLATLLLSQGTPMLLAGDELANSQLGNNNAYCQDNPVGWVAWNRADDAELADFVAYVVRLRQSHPVFRQTRFLHGTQRPEDGLADVEWIAVSGRPMTGDDWNSRECKAFGFLMRDSALPHAEADGEAVYLMLNAHRANRRFHLPPTREGHSWKPILSSDMPTGRPAAATPRRAWQAVEVPGRTFLAFVEVRA encoded by the coding sequence ATGACTTTGTCGATCCGGTCCGGCCGGCCGTATCCTTTAGGTGCGCAGTTCGACGGGGAGGGCGTTAATTTCGCCCTTTTCTCGGCCAATGCGACGCGCGTCGACGTGTGCCTGTTCGAGCCGCTCACCGGCTTCGAGCATGCGCGCCTGACGCTGCCGGAATGCACCGATGAGGTATTCCACGGCTACGTTTCCGGCATCGGCATAGGCACCGCCTACGGCTTTCGCGTTCACGGTCCTTACGATCCGGAGCACGGGCACCGGTTCAACCCGCATAAACTGGTCATCGACCCCTATGCCAAGGTGTTGAGCGGGCGCCTGCGTGCGAGCGACTTGATGGCGGGCTATCAGCCGGTCACGCTCGACGATGCCAGCTTCGATACGCGCGACAGCGCCCGCGTCGTCCCCAAGGCTTTGGTGACCGATTCCAAAGTTCCACCGTGCGTAAGCTTCCGGCCGGCCCGGCCGTGGCGGGATACCGTCATCTACGAGGCCCACGTTCGTGGGTTGACCATGCACATGCCGCGGCTGCCACGAGCCAAGGCCGGCACCTACGAGGGGCTCGGTGCGCCGGAGACCATCGAGCATCTGACAAAGCTCGGCATTACGGCGATTGAGTTGATGCCCATCCAGGCTTTCATGGATGATGGCTTCCTCACCCGAAAGGGGCTCGTCAATTATTGGGGCTACTCGCCGCTCTGCTACTTTGCGCCGGAGCCGCGCTATGACCACGGTTCGCGCGGTGTCTCTGTAATTGAGCGTGTGCGCGACATGGTGCGCGCATTGCACGAGGCGGGCATCGAGGTATTGCTGGACGTCGTCTATAACCACACCGGCGAGGTCGATCAGTTCGGCCCCACTCTCAGCTTCCGGGGCATCGACAACGCCAGCTACTACCGCCTGAATCCCGACCGCCCGCGCTGGTACATCAACGACACCGGAACCGGCAATACGCTCAACGCCGGCCACCCGCGCGTAACGCAGATGATCCTCGACTCGCTCCGCTACTGGGTTGAGGCAATTGGCGTCGACGGTTTCCGCTTCGACCTTGCCACCTCTGTGGGGCGAGAGCCGCAAGGCTTTGATTCGGAGGGACGCTTCCTGACAGCGCTTAGGCAGGACCCGCTCCTGTCGACCGTAAAGTTGATTGCCGAGCCTTGGGACATCGGTCCCGGCGGCTATCAGCTCGGCAATTTCCCGCCCGGCTTTTCCGAGTGGAACGACCGCTACCGCGACACGGTACGTGCCTTTTGGCGTGGCGATGAACTGGTGGCGCCGGAACTGGCGGCGCGCTTGCTCGGTTCGCCGGATCGCTTCGACCGCTCCAACCGGCGACCGTCGGCATCGATCAACTTTATCACCGCGCACGACGGATTCACGCTGAGGGATGTTGTCTCCTACGCGTCAAAGCACAACGAGGCCAATCTCGAAGACAACCGAGACGGCCATTCCGACAACCACTCGGCCAATTATGGCATCGAGGGCCCTTCGACGGATCCTGCCGTCTTGGCCACGCGCAAGCGGCAGATGCGCAATATGCTGGCAACGCTGCTTCTGTCGCAGGGAACGCCCATGCTGCTTGCCGGCGACGAACTGGCCAATAGCCAGCTCGGCAACAACAATGCCTACTGTCAGGACAATCCCGTCGGCTGGGTCGCATGGAACCGCGCCGACGATGCCGAGCTCGCCGACTTCGTCGCCTACGTCGTCCGACTTAGGCAGTCCCATCCGGTCTTTCGCCAGACGCGCTTTCTTCATGGGACACAGCGGCCAGAGGACGGGCTGGCCGACGTCGAGTGGATTGCGGTGTCCGGGCGACCGATGACGGGTGATGACTGGAACAGCCGCGAATGTAAGGCCTTCGGATTTTTGATGCGCGATTCGGCGCTGCCGCATGCCGAAGCGGACGGCGAAGCCGTGTATCTCATGCTGAACGCCCACCGCGCCAACCGCCGCTTCCACTTGCCGCCGACGCGCGAGGGCCACAGCTGGAAGCCGATCCTGAGTTCCGACATGCCGACCGGCCGGCCCGCCGCTGCTACACCGCGCCGCGCTTGGCAAGCGGTAGAAGTACCGGGCCGCACCTTCCTCGCTTTCGTCGAGGTAAGAGCTTGA
- the glgA gene encoding glycogen synthase GlgA: MRVLFVASECYPLIKTGGLADVAGALPLALASLDCDVRVLMPAYPGVFGHLQGIQEIASYPDVFGGPGRLLAGQTAEGLKVLALEASHLYERPGNPYLGPDGNDWWDNVRRFAALSAIGAAVGRFGVGDWKPDVVHCHDWQTGLVAPYLLAGPSEGRPKTVFTIHNVAFQGICGRSDFDTFGLPSSFYTPAGLEYYGYCSFLKGGLVFSDRLTTVSPTYARELRTPEFGFGMEGVLNERANVLSGIVNGIDAKIWDPATDTLIAANYSQRKMAGKAACKTELQHRMGLRVDPDAPLMIVVSRLTGQKGLDMLLPNLDEIVRRGGQLAILGAGEHSMERAFVEAAAANPGAVAVHIGYSEPLSHAMQAGADAILVPSRFEPCGLTQLYGLRYGTIPVVARTGGLADTVIDANDASVRAGTATGIQFAPISASGLGFAIERLFDLFHNKKVWRALQARAMAHPVGWEDSAPDYVALYRDLTVEGV; encoded by the coding sequence GTGCGCGTCCTATTCGTTGCCTCCGAATGCTACCCGTTGATTAAAACGGGCGGTCTTGCCGACGTCGCAGGGGCGCTGCCGTTGGCGCTTGCCAGCCTCGATTGCGATGTTCGCGTGCTGATGCCTGCCTATCCCGGCGTATTTGGTCATCTTCAGGGCATCCAGGAGATAGCCAGCTACCCGGACGTGTTCGGCGGACCGGGCCGTTTGCTGGCCGGGCAAACGGCCGAGGGCCTGAAGGTGTTGGCGCTCGAGGCTAGCCACCTTTATGAGCGGCCCGGCAACCCCTATCTCGGACCCGATGGCAACGATTGGTGGGACAACGTTCGCCGCTTTGCGGCGCTATCGGCGATCGGGGCGGCCGTCGGCCGCTTTGGCGTCGGCGATTGGAAGCCGGATGTTGTTCACTGTCACGATTGGCAGACCGGACTCGTTGCGCCTTATCTTCTGGCTGGCCCGTCGGAAGGGCGGCCGAAGACGGTCTTCACCATCCACAACGTCGCCTTCCAGGGTATCTGCGGGCGTTCCGACTTCGATACCTTTGGTCTGCCGTCGAGCTTCTACACACCGGCGGGGCTCGAATATTACGGGTACTGTTCCTTCCTGAAGGGCGGGTTGGTCTTCTCGGATCGGCTCACAACGGTGAGCCCCACCTACGCACGCGAGCTGCGTACCCCGGAATTCGGCTTCGGCATGGAGGGTGTGCTCAACGAGCGCGCCAATGTGTTGAGCGGCATCGTCAACGGCATTGATGCGAAGATATGGGATCCGGCGACCGATACGCTCATCGCCGCCAATTACAGCCAGCGCAAGATGGCCGGCAAGGCGGCCTGCAAGACCGAGCTGCAGCACCGCATGGGGCTCAGGGTCGATCCTGACGCGCCTTTGATGATCGTGGTGAGCCGCCTCACGGGCCAGAAGGGCCTCGATATGCTGCTGCCAAACCTCGATGAGATCGTGCGACGGGGTGGGCAGCTTGCCATTCTCGGGGCTGGTGAGCACAGCATGGAGCGCGCCTTTGTCGAAGCCGCGGCGGCCAATCCGGGCGCCGTTGCCGTCCATATTGGCTATAGCGAGCCGCTCAGCCACGCCATGCAAGCCGGCGCCGACGCCATCCTCGTTCCCTCGCGCTTCGAGCCCTGCGGCCTGACCCAGCTCTATGGTCTGCGCTATGGCACCATTCCAGTGGTCGCGCGCACGGGTGGTCTTGCCGACACGGTGATCGACGCCAACGATGCATCGGTTCGCGCGGGGACGGCGACGGGCATCCAGTTTGCGCCGATCTCCGCGAGCGGGCTCGGCTTTGCCATCGAGCGCCTGTTCGATCTTTTCCATAACAAGAAGGTCTGGCGGGCGTTGCAAGCGCGGGCGATGGCCCATCCGGTCGGGTGGGAGGATTCCGCACCCGATTATGTCGCGCTCTACCGCGACCTGACGGTCGAGGGCGTCTGA
- the glgC gene encoding glucose-1-phosphate adenylyltransferase, producing the protein MIDSSYSNRRLAREAMAFVLAGGRGSRLKELTDRRAKPAVYFGGKSRIIDFALSNALNSGIRRISVATQYKAHSLIRHLQYGWNFFRQERNESFDILPASQRVAEDKWYVGTADAVTQNIDIIEAHNIEYIIILAGDHIYKQDYEIMLDQHVSSGADVTVGCIEVPRMEASGFGVMAIDETARIIEFVEKPADPPAMPGRPDMALASMGIYVFKTNFLIDLLRQDQDDPNSSHDFGKDIIPAIVKGGKAIAHKFSDSCVRSTSEDEPYWRDVGTIDAFWEANIDLTDFIPALDLYDHKWPIWTYTELTPPAKFIHDEDGRRGAATSSLVSGGCIISGSRVDKSLLFTGVHAHSYSDVEHCVVLPYVNVNRGARLTKCVIDKGVIIPSGLVVGEDPELDASRFRRSEGGVCLITQDMIDRLQL; encoded by the coding sequence ATGATTGACAGTTCTTACAGCAATCGGCGGCTGGCACGCGAAGCGATGGCGTTCGTGCTGGCCGGGGGACGGGGCAGCCGTCTTAAAGAGCTCACGGACCGCAGGGCTAAGCCGGCGGTTTATTTCGGCGGCAAAAGCCGCATTATCGATTTCGCTCTTTCCAACGCGCTCAACTCAGGCATTCGCCGCATATCTGTGGCCACTCAGTACAAAGCGCACAGTCTTATCCGTCACCTCCAATACGGCTGGAACTTCTTCCGCCAGGAGCGCAACGAGAGCTTCGACATCCTTCCCGCTTCGCAGCGCGTTGCCGAGGATAAATGGTACGTCGGAACCGCCGACGCAGTGACCCAGAACATCGACATCATCGAAGCCCATAACATCGAATACATCATCATTCTGGCTGGCGACCACATCTACAAGCAGGACTATGAGATCATGCTTGATCAGCATGTCTCGTCCGGCGCCGATGTGACCGTTGGCTGCATCGAGGTCCCGCGCATGGAGGCCTCCGGCTTCGGCGTCATGGCGATCGACGAGACTGCCCGGATCATCGAATTCGTCGAGAAGCCGGCCGATCCGCCGGCCATGCCCGGCCGCCCGGATATGGCGCTGGCCTCGATGGGAATTTACGTCTTCAAGACTAACTTTCTGATCGATCTGCTGCGCCAGGATCAAGACGATCCGAACTCCAGCCACGATTTCGGCAAGGACATCATCCCGGCCATCGTGAAGGGGGGCAAGGCGATCGCGCACAAATTCTCCGACAGTTGCGTCCGCTCAACTTCGGAAGATGAGCCTTACTGGCGCGATGTCGGCACGATCGATGCCTTCTGGGAAGCCAATATCGATCTCACCGATTTTATCCCGGCCTTGGATCTTTATGACCACAAGTGGCCGATCTGGACGTATACCGAGCTGACGCCGCCGGCCAAGTTCATCCACGATGAGGACGGTCGGCGCGGGGCAGCCACCAGTTCGCTGGTGTCCGGCGGATGTATCATCTCCGGCTCTCGTGTCGACAAGTCATTGCTGTTCACCGGGGTGCATGCCCATTCCTACTCCGATGTCGAGCACTGCGTCGTGCTGCCCTATGTCAACGTTAACCGCGGCGCCCGCCTCACCAAATGCGTCATCGACAAGGGAGTGATCATTCCCTCTGGGCTCGTGGTCGGTGAGGATCCGGAACTGGATGCCAGCCGCTTCCGTCGTAGCGAAGGCGGCGTCTGTTTGATCACCCAGGATATGATCGATCGGCTGCAGCTCTGA
- the panC gene encoding pantoate--beta-alanine ligase, translated as MPLETVTTIAELRERLRPARRTGKSVGLVPTMGYLHRGHATLVDRARAENDIVVTSVFVNPLQFAPSEDFARYPRDLDADRSLLGAHGADIVFAPPVQEMYPQPIATHVEVEGLSVRLEGERRPGHFRGVATVVGKLFNIVQPDRAYFGEKDYQQLQVIRRMVADLSFPLEIVGVPTVRDVDGLALSSRNIYLSPTERAAAPVLSRSLAAAAEAIGGGTVDPRKIEAAIRAVLATEPQAEPDLIAVAEANTLEPVDPKAPPPAIALMIAVRVGRTRLIDQRVVAVP; from the coding sequence TTGCCGCTTGAAACCGTGACCACGATCGCTGAACTCCGTGAACGGCTTAGGCCGGCTCGGCGGACGGGAAAGAGCGTCGGTCTGGTGCCGACCATGGGGTATCTTCACCGTGGCCACGCTACCCTCGTAGATCGGGCTCGGGCCGAAAACGACATCGTCGTGACATCGGTCTTCGTCAATCCGCTGCAGTTCGCTCCGAGCGAGGACTTCGCCCGCTATCCACGCGACCTCGACGCCGATCGCAGCCTGCTGGGTGCCCATGGTGCCGACATCGTCTTTGCGCCGCCGGTCCAGGAAATGTATCCCCAGCCGATCGCTACGCATGTTGAGGTGGAAGGCCTTTCTGTTCGCCTGGAGGGAGAGCGTCGTCCGGGTCATTTTCGCGGTGTTGCAACGGTCGTCGGCAAGCTGTTCAATATCGTCCAGCCAGACCGAGCCTACTTCGGTGAGAAGGACTACCAGCAGCTTCAAGTGATCCGCCGCATGGTGGCCGATCTATCCTTCCCCTTGGAAATCGTCGGAGTGCCGACCGTGCGCGACGTTGACGGGCTGGCGCTGTCGTCGCGCAATATTTATCTATCACCGACGGAGAGGGCTGCGGCGCCGGTGCTCAGCCGCTCACTCGCGGCCGCCGCCGAGGCCATTGGTGGCGGGACCGTGGATCCACGGAAGATCGAGGCGGCCATACGGGCTGTACTCGCCACCGAGCCGCAGGCCGAACCAGATCTTATCGCTGTTGCCGAGGCCAACACCTTAGAACCAGTCGACCCGAAGGCGCCGCCGCCAGCCATTGCGCTGATGATTGCCGTTCGTGTTGGTCGCACGCGCCTTATCGATCAGCGCGTCGTCGCCGTTCCTTGA
- the hflX gene encoding GTPase HflX translates to MDEPARALVLVPDLRQRGGRDDAATITQRDLEARLEEASGLALAIDLNVRATLPVPVNQPKPATLFGSGKVEEIGERVEAEEIDLVIVDHALTPIQQRNLEKAWKTKVIDRTGLILEIFGERARTREGRLQVELAHLKYQKSRLVRSWTHLERQRGGFGFLGGPGETQIEADRRQLQDKITRIEADLEQVKRTRDLHRRQRRKVPHPVVALVGYTNAGKSTLFNELTEADVFAKDLLFATLDPTLRRIKLPHGTDAILSDTVGFISNLPTHLVAAFRATLEEVIEASIILHVRDISHKDTEAQASDVAEVLKQLGLNPEDRDRIIEVWNKIDLVDDARRDVLLAQAETESPGGQERHVVSAVTGAGLPELLAAIEARVVGTRPVHELALDPSDGAGLAWLYDHGEVLERHEGDDGTLRLTVRIADKSMTTFHQRYGERIQHPLAEN, encoded by the coding sequence ATCGATGAGCCGGCGAGGGCATTGGTTCTTGTGCCCGATCTGCGTCAGCGGGGGGGCAGGGACGACGCTGCCACAATCACCCAGCGCGATCTTGAAGCGCGGCTTGAGGAAGCCTCCGGCTTGGCCTTGGCCATCGATCTCAATGTGCGCGCCACCCTTCCCGTGCCGGTCAACCAGCCGAAGCCGGCAACGTTGTTTGGCTCCGGCAAGGTGGAAGAAATCGGCGAGAGGGTAGAGGCCGAGGAGATCGACCTCGTCATCGTCGATCATGCGCTCACGCCCATTCAGCAGCGCAACCTGGAAAAAGCCTGGAAAACCAAAGTTATCGATCGTACGGGGCTCATCCTCGAAATCTTTGGCGAACGGGCACGGACGCGCGAAGGGCGACTGCAGGTGGAACTTGCCCACCTCAAGTACCAGAAATCGCGCCTCGTCCGCTCGTGGACTCACCTTGAGCGGCAGCGCGGTGGTTTCGGCTTCCTGGGTGGTCCCGGCGAAACGCAGATCGAAGCTGACCGGCGCCAACTCCAAGATAAGATTACGCGCATTGAGGCCGATCTCGAACAGGTCAAACGTACGCGAGATTTGCACAGGCGACAGCGGCGCAAGGTGCCGCATCCGGTGGTGGCGCTGGTTGGCTACACCAACGCCGGCAAATCGACGCTGTTCAATGAGCTGACCGAAGCGGATGTGTTCGCCAAGGATCTTCTGTTTGCAACGCTCGATCCTACGCTTCGCCGCATCAAGCTGCCGCACGGTACCGATGCCATTCTGTCGGACACCGTGGGATTCATTTCGAACCTGCCGACGCACCTCGTCGCGGCCTTCCGGGCAACGCTTGAGGAGGTGATCGAGGCGTCGATTATCCTGCATGTGCGAGACATTTCTCACAAGGATACCGAGGCGCAGGCGAGCGACGTTGCGGAAGTGCTGAAGCAACTCGGCCTCAATCCCGAGGATCGCGACCGCATCATCGAAGTGTGGAACAAGATCGACCTTGTCGACGACGCGCGGCGCGACGTTCTGCTGGCGCAGGCAGAGACCGAATCCCCTGGCGGGCAGGAACGGCACGTTGTCTCGGCCGTCACCGGAGCGGGTTTGCCCGAACTGTTGGCAGCTATCGAAGCAAGGGTGGTTGGTACCAGGCCGGTGCACGAACTCGCCCTCGATCCTTCCGACGGCGCCGGACTTGCCTGGCTCTACGATCATGGCGAAGTACTCGAACGGCACGAAGGCGATGACGGCACGCTACGCCTGACGGTGCGCATCGCCGACAAGTCGATGACCACCTTTCATCAGCGCTATGGCGAACGCATTCAGCATCCGCTCGCGGAAAACTGA
- a CDS encoding L,D-transpeptidase, whose translation MNLPSRRAFLGALPLVLAACVTNPGVPAMPPLIDPTKPKRYPLPSAEYVAMYGEIKDGGFTVPAVDLTRVNPAFLRREVDYVTDEPAGTLIVDTPARYLYLVLGDGRAMRYGIGVGREGFAWAGSAVIRRKAKWPSWHPPVEMQARDPNSRKWAGGMPGGPDNPLGARAHYLYQGNIDTLYRIHGTVEPWTIGSNVSSGCIRLINQDVIDLFERVPVGTVVKVLERPTVPAV comes from the coding sequence ATGAACCTACCGTCCAGGCGAGCCTTTCTCGGCGCGCTGCCTCTTGTCCTTGCCGCTTGCGTTACGAACCCCGGCGTGCCGGCGATGCCGCCGCTCATCGATCCAACCAAGCCGAAGCGCTATCCTTTGCCGTCCGCTGAGTATGTCGCGATGTACGGCGAGATTAAGGACGGCGGGTTCACTGTTCCCGCGGTGGATCTGACGCGGGTCAATCCGGCGTTCCTGCGCCGGGAGGTCGACTATGTGACCGACGAGCCGGCGGGCACCCTCATCGTCGATACACCCGCCCGCTACCTCTATCTGGTGCTGGGTGACGGCCGGGCGATGCGCTACGGCATCGGCGTCGGTCGCGAGGGATTTGCCTGGGCCGGTTCCGCCGTCATTCGTCGCAAGGCAAAATGGCCGTCGTGGCACCCGCCGGTGGAAATGCAGGCGCGCGATCCCAACTCTCGCAAGTGGGCTGGTGGCATGCCCGGCGGTCCGGACAATCCGTTGGGCGCCCGTGCGCATTACCTTTATCAGGGCAACATCGACACTCTCTATCGTATCCATGGCACGGTGGAGCCTTGGACGATCGGCAGCAACGTCTCCTCCGGGTGCATCCGCCTGATCAATCAGGATGTCATTGACCTGTTCGAAAGAGTGCCGGTTGGCACCGTTGTCAAGGTGTTGGAACGCCCGACGGTTCCCGCCGTCTGA